Proteins encoded in a region of the Bactrocera tryoni isolate S06 chromosome 4, CSIRO_BtryS06_freeze2, whole genome shotgun sequence genome:
- the LOC120775105 gene encoding uncharacterized protein LOC120775105 isoform X2 → MEPPGGLPPDRDRQLVLRPQQQEQQLVPLVPQVKPTLALNLYSKDQAVSSTIATTPAADASTENAAASSTTSIRTTNALVLASASNVVSVIAAGNSSTAMATSTSPALASAAIAISGTTQAATAFSGSAVGVQHTPHHQHPPHHHPPHPTHQMHHLPHHQPQTYGAHNSSTTSSLFGGISASSSSSTSVGGQQQTIEKLARPMAFDKMEALVRTMQNDEKPVPVRVQKTFLSNIPSAFMGYDLIEWMMDRLMIEESEALSIANQLCLHGYFFPVNDTKTLAVKDDSSLYRFQTPYYWPWQHKPPDNVEYAIYLAKRSLRNKQRHALEEYETEALASLHKSLKGKWDFITMQAEEQVRLAKERKKGDKIVVDSQERAYWRVHRPPPGQFTPLEPCPIPSRDRQGFKPNKKKTVDDVQREVDYLRKSLNRTRMKMSQACESLVAYSETFAEYDFFLQPVLPSNPWVTEDVTFWQLNNSFVDTPTEKRVKRWAISVEELVSDPTGLQEFTSFLEKEYSHENIRFWIAVNRLRRSAHSQVARKVKEIYEEFLKPGAPCEINIDGKTMESVLKGLKNPSRFTFDSASEHIYTLLLKKDCYPRFIRSDHYKRLLEAGVPPSHKKRFFNFGGVGGAKKKMTAALSSQPNLGDGTTAKNIGGASGSMMTAPPPGNLARRRGSDRSLTGSAHELAVIGVNKDITSKVPHSHSQSNLSEMPYRETTKSKPARLETTVESSSSAVCPWDVPDEPPDTQAPTPYQKSQIKLSICPWEQESDPAPIAANIAKSATHRLTSTSSDNTDVSDRSQRNLGIRHQNTVDSGEASKRLVPNFTEQRRASMSFTQSRLSEYQFGQTSVSAKTSSSPSPTVGSQSVVDSSLPAPPPPLFTQSIATMAAVTAINSSSTIVTKDPPSSSDAEVEEELNKLTVSQRNSESSASEMCALPPPTPTPPPITKVTPPPPDENICSYYQPVEVISCESSQSDHVCGAERSGGSGNSDNSSIVISETDVEVAVQEVQIELIESYDLQEGKSPQLSTPSIQIEEDLKVLPIEDPVAEPTPAEGDFIEAVAQRTATTSRGNSRPETPEIEQKPLPAATTPDILQSPQLHTSISSGALLVTASVIPPPPPPIGPMEEEEQLRFEEEIAAAQETQDELSPTTDEYQEGLQFDTDGKEDYEYDIIDTDSQAGYIPPASTPAPSMAPLAEMDIDTVDDEPCEEMCSLQELAEIPTTPTPTVNMYEVSPTIIESVIPMATEEVKKRRKKRSAEGKKILSVDEKEQKASTSAGGATEVVSGAKSETDRNAVCPWEDENVTTSDGTFVKTYATLGYL, encoded by the exons ATGGAGCCTCCTGGTGGGTTACCGCCGGACCGAGACAGACAACTAGTGCTGCGCCCCCAGCAGCAGGAGCAACAACTGGTACCGTTGGTACCGCAAGTCAAGCCGACCCTAGCACTGAATCTTTACTCCAAGGACCAGGCCGTGTCCTCAACTATTGCCACAACGCCGGCTGCAGATGCCTCTACTGAGAATGCCGCTGCCTCATCTACCACATCGATCCGCACCACCAATGCACTTGTGCTTGCGTCCGCGAGTAACGTTGTTAGTGTAATCGCTGCGGGCAACAGTAGCACGGCGATGGCTACAAGTACCAGCCCCGCACTGGCGTCTGCAGCCATAGCGATATCGGGCACCACGCAGGCGGCCACCGCGTTCAGCGGAAGCGCGGTGGGTGTGCAGCACACGCCGCATCATCAGCACCCGCCTCATCATCATCCACCCCATCCCACGCATCAGATGCACCATCTGCCACACCATCAGCCACAGACGTACGGTGCGCATAACTCGTCGACAACTTCGTCCCTGTTTGGTGGTATCTcggccagcagcagcagcagcacttCGGTTGGTGGGCAGCAACAAACCATCGAGAAGTTGGCGCGACCCATGGCTTTCGATAAG ATGGAGGCACTGGTGCGCACTATGCAGAATGATGAAAAACCCGTACCAGTGCGAGTGCAGAAAACTTTTCTCAGCAATATTCCATCGGCGTTCATGG GCTATGATTTGATAGAGTGGATGATGGACCGCTTGATGATTGAGGAGTCCGAGGCATTGAGCATCGCCAACCAACTTTGTTTGCATGGCTATTTCTTTCCCGTCAATGACACCAAAACACTAGCCGTGAAGGATGACTCTTCGCTGTATCGCTTTCAGACGCCATACTATTGGCCATGGCAGCACAAACCTCCCGACAATGTGGAGTACGCCATTTACCTGGCGAAGCGCTCGTTGCGCAATAAGCAACGTCACGCCTTGGAAGAGTACGAGACTGAAGCCTTGGCATCGCTACATAAGAGCTTGAAAGGTAAGTGGGATTTCATCACTATGCAAGCTGAAGAGCAGGTACGGTTGGCGAAGGAACGTAAGAAGGGTGATAAGATCGTCGTTGACTCACAG GAGCGCGCCTATTGGCGTGTACACCGTCCACCGCCCGGCCAATTCACACCTTTGGAACCATGCCCCATACCTTCGCGTGATCGTCAAGGCTTCAAGCCTAATAAGAAGAAAACAGTTGATGATGTGCAACGCGAGGTGGACTATCTACGCAAGTCGTTGAATCGCACACGCATGAAGATGTCACAAGCTTGCGAATCCCTCGTGGCATATTCGGAGACGTTTGCCGAGTATGACTTCTTTTTGCAGCCGGTACTGCCCTCCAATCCTTGGGTGACCGAAGATGTCACATTTTGGCAGCTGAATAACAGTTTTGTGGATACACCCACTGAGAAGCGAGTTAAGCGTTGGGCTATCTCAGTAGAAGAGTTGGTTTCCGATCCAACAGGACTGCAGGAGTTTACAAGCTTTTTGGAGAAAGAGTACTCTCACGAAAATATACGTTTCTGGATCGCAGTGAATCGATTGCGTCGCTCGGCTCACTCTCAGGTGGCGCGTAAAGTTAAAGAAATTTATGA AGAGTTTCTGAAACCAGGCGCGCCATGCGAAATCAATATTGATGGTAAAACCATGGAGAGTGTGCTGAAGGGTCTAAAAAATCCATCACGTTTCACATTTGATTCCGCCTCGGAACATATTTACACGCTGCTATTAAAGAAGGACTGCTACCCACGTTTCATACGATCCGACCACTACAAGCGTCTACTGGAGGCAGGCGTACCCCCATCACACAAGAAACGCTTCTTTAACTTCGGTGGTGTGGGAGGTGCCAAGAAGAAGATGACAGCCGCACTCTCCAGCCAACCCAATCTTGGTGACGGCACAACTGCGAAGAATATCGGCGGTGCGAGCGGCTCGATGATGACAGCACCACCTCCAGGCAACTTGGCGCGACGACGGGGCAGCGACCGCAGCCTTACCGGCTCCGCTCACGAGCTGGCTGTGATTGGCGTAAATAAGGACATAACCTCTAAAGTGCCACACTCGCACTCACAAAGCAATTTGAGTGAGATGCCATACAG GGAGACGACCAAGTCGAAGCCTGCTCGCTTGGAGACCACGGTGGAGTCTTCCAGTAGCGCAGTGTGCCCATGGGATGTGCCAGATGAGCCTCCTGACACACAGGCACCCACGCCATACCAAAAGTCTCAAATTAAATTGTCCATATGTCCCTGGGAGCAGGAAAGCGACCCTGCGCCAATCGCAGCTAATATTGCAAAGTCAGCGACACACCGTCTCACCAG caCATCTTCGGACAACACTGATGTATCGGATCGCAGTCAACGCAACTTGGGTATAAGACATCAGAACACCGTAGACAGCGGCGAGGCGAGTAAACGTCTTGTTCCAAACTTCACCGAACAACGCAGAGCTTCAATGTCCTTCACACAGTC GCGTCTTTCGGAATATCAATTCGGTCAGACATCTGTTTCAGCGAAAACTTCTTCTAGCCCATCGCCAACAGTGGGTAGCCAAAGTGTTGTGGACTCTTCGCTTCCAGCACCTCCGCCACCGCTCTTCACACAAAGTATTGCGACCATGGCCGCAGTAACGGCGATTAATAGCTCATCGACGATTGTGACGAAGGATCCTCCTTCCTCTTCGGATGCAGAAGTAGAGGAGGAGCTGAATAAGCTAACTGTATCGCAGAGGAATAGTGAATCTTCAGCATCCGAAATGTGTGCGCTGCCACCACCTACTCCGACTCCACCTCCCATTACTAAGGTGACACCACCTCCTCCGGACGAAAATATTTGCTCCTACTATCAGCCAGTTGAGGTGATATCTTGTGAGAGTTCTCAAAGCGATCATGTGTGCGGCGCAGAAAGAAGTGGTGGAAGCGGCAATAGCGACAATAGTAGCATTGTCATATCAGAGACAGATGTGGAGGTAGCTGTGCAGGAGGTACAAATAGAGCTAATTGAAAGCTATGACCTTCAGGAAGGAAAAAGTCCGCAGCTGTCAACACCCTCCATACAGATTGAAGAGGACTTGAAAGTTTTGCCAATTGAGGACCCAGTTGCAG AGCCGACGCCGGCCGAAGGTGACTTTATCGAGGCTGTAGCTCAAAGAACGGCCACAACCAGCCGAGGTAATTCGCGGCCGGAAACGCCAGAAATTGAACAGAAGCCGCTACCAGCTGCCACCACGCCGGACATTTTGCAATCGCCACAACTGCATACGTCCATATCTTCGGGCGCGCTGCTAGTTACCGCTTCAGTGATACCGCCACCACCGCCACCCATCGGTCCAATGGAAGAGGAAGAGCAGCTACGCTTTGAGGAAGAAATAGCAGCAGCACAAGAGACACAGGATGAACTCTCACCAACTACAGACGAGTATCAAGAGGGCTTACAATTCGATACCGATGGCAAGGAAGACTACGAATATGACATCATTGACACTGACAGCCAAGCCGGTTATATACCTCCAGCATCGACGCCGGCGCCATCCATGGCACCACTTGCCGAAATGGATATTGACACCGTAGACGATGAGCCATGCGAAGAAATGTGCTCTTTGCAGGAATTGGCGGAAATACCAACAACACCAACGCCAACTGTCAACATGTACGAAGTGTCGCCGACCATCATTGAGAGTGTAATTCCAATGGCCACTGAAGAGGTGAAAAAGCGACGAAAGAAGCGCAGTGCCGAAGGCAAAAAGATACTATCCGTGGATGAAAAGGAGCAAAAGGCGAGTACATCGGCCGGTGGAGCTACAGAAGTTGTCAGCGGAGCAAAGTCGGAGACTGACCGCAATGCGGTGTGCCCCTGGGAGGACGA AAATGTTACAACCAGTGATGGTACTTTCGTGAAGACATACGCCACGCTCggatatttatga
- the LOC120775105 gene encoding uncharacterized protein LOC120775105 isoform X1, producing MEPPGGLPPDRDRQLVLRPQQQEQQLVPLVPQVKPTLALNLYSKDQAVSSTIATTPAADASTENAAASSTTSIRTTNALVLASASNVVSVIAAGNSSTAMATSTSPALASAAIAISGTTQAATAFSGSAVGVQHTPHHQHPPHHHPPHPTHQMHHLPHHQPQTYGAHNSSTTSSLFGGISASSSSSTSVGGQQQTIEKLARPMAFDKMEALVRTMQNDEKPVPVRVQKTFLSNIPSAFMGYDLIEWMMDRLMIEESEALSIANQLCLHGYFFPVNDTKTLAVKDDSSLYRFQTPYYWPWQHKPPDNVEYAIYLAKRSLRNKQRHALEEYETEALASLHKSLKGKWDFITMQAEEQVRLAKERKKGDKIVVDSQERAYWRVHRPPPGQFTPLEPCPIPSRDRQGFKPNKKKTVDDVQREVDYLRKSLNRTRMKMSQACESLVAYSETFAEYDFFLQPVLPSNPWVTEDVTFWQLNNSFVDTPTEKRVKRWAISVEELVSDPTGLQEFTSFLEKEYSHENIRFWIAVNRLRRSAHSQVARKVKEIYEEFLKPGAPCEINIDGKTMESVLKGLKNPSRFTFDSASEHIYTLLLKKDCYPRFIRSDHYKRLLEAGVPPSHKKRFFNFGGVGGAKKKMTAALSSQPNLGDGTTAKNIGGASGSMMTAPPPGNLARRRGSDRSLTGSAHELAVIGVNKDITSKVPHSHSQSNLSEMPYSSESIYRGDMPQLQVTDVAVQNSSLGIRESSSRSLQETTKSKPARLETTVESSSSAVCPWDVPDEPPDTQAPTPYQKSQIKLSICPWEQESDPAPIAANIAKSATHRLTSTSSDNTDVSDRSQRNLGIRHQNTVDSGEASKRLVPNFTEQRRASMSFTQSRLSEYQFGQTSVSAKTSSSPSPTVGSQSVVDSSLPAPPPPLFTQSIATMAAVTAINSSSTIVTKDPPSSSDAEVEEELNKLTVSQRNSESSASEMCALPPPTPTPPPITKVTPPPPDENICSYYQPVEVISCESSQSDHVCGAERSGGSGNSDNSSIVISETDVEVAVQEVQIELIESYDLQEGKSPQLSTPSIQIEEDLKVLPIEDPVAEPTPAEGDFIEAVAQRTATTSRGNSRPETPEIEQKPLPAATTPDILQSPQLHTSISSGALLVTASVIPPPPPPIGPMEEEEQLRFEEEIAAAQETQDELSPTTDEYQEGLQFDTDGKEDYEYDIIDTDSQAGYIPPASTPAPSMAPLAEMDIDTVDDEPCEEMCSLQELAEIPTTPTPTVNMYEVSPTIIESVIPMATEEVKKRRKKRSAEGKKILSVDEKEQKASTSAGGATEVVSGAKSETDRNAVCPWEDENVTTSDGTFVKTYATLGYL from the exons ATGGAGCCTCCTGGTGGGTTACCGCCGGACCGAGACAGACAACTAGTGCTGCGCCCCCAGCAGCAGGAGCAACAACTGGTACCGTTGGTACCGCAAGTCAAGCCGACCCTAGCACTGAATCTTTACTCCAAGGACCAGGCCGTGTCCTCAACTATTGCCACAACGCCGGCTGCAGATGCCTCTACTGAGAATGCCGCTGCCTCATCTACCACATCGATCCGCACCACCAATGCACTTGTGCTTGCGTCCGCGAGTAACGTTGTTAGTGTAATCGCTGCGGGCAACAGTAGCACGGCGATGGCTACAAGTACCAGCCCCGCACTGGCGTCTGCAGCCATAGCGATATCGGGCACCACGCAGGCGGCCACCGCGTTCAGCGGAAGCGCGGTGGGTGTGCAGCACACGCCGCATCATCAGCACCCGCCTCATCATCATCCACCCCATCCCACGCATCAGATGCACCATCTGCCACACCATCAGCCACAGACGTACGGTGCGCATAACTCGTCGACAACTTCGTCCCTGTTTGGTGGTATCTcggccagcagcagcagcagcacttCGGTTGGTGGGCAGCAACAAACCATCGAGAAGTTGGCGCGACCCATGGCTTTCGATAAG ATGGAGGCACTGGTGCGCACTATGCAGAATGATGAAAAACCCGTACCAGTGCGAGTGCAGAAAACTTTTCTCAGCAATATTCCATCGGCGTTCATGG GCTATGATTTGATAGAGTGGATGATGGACCGCTTGATGATTGAGGAGTCCGAGGCATTGAGCATCGCCAACCAACTTTGTTTGCATGGCTATTTCTTTCCCGTCAATGACACCAAAACACTAGCCGTGAAGGATGACTCTTCGCTGTATCGCTTTCAGACGCCATACTATTGGCCATGGCAGCACAAACCTCCCGACAATGTGGAGTACGCCATTTACCTGGCGAAGCGCTCGTTGCGCAATAAGCAACGTCACGCCTTGGAAGAGTACGAGACTGAAGCCTTGGCATCGCTACATAAGAGCTTGAAAGGTAAGTGGGATTTCATCACTATGCAAGCTGAAGAGCAGGTACGGTTGGCGAAGGAACGTAAGAAGGGTGATAAGATCGTCGTTGACTCACAG GAGCGCGCCTATTGGCGTGTACACCGTCCACCGCCCGGCCAATTCACACCTTTGGAACCATGCCCCATACCTTCGCGTGATCGTCAAGGCTTCAAGCCTAATAAGAAGAAAACAGTTGATGATGTGCAACGCGAGGTGGACTATCTACGCAAGTCGTTGAATCGCACACGCATGAAGATGTCACAAGCTTGCGAATCCCTCGTGGCATATTCGGAGACGTTTGCCGAGTATGACTTCTTTTTGCAGCCGGTACTGCCCTCCAATCCTTGGGTGACCGAAGATGTCACATTTTGGCAGCTGAATAACAGTTTTGTGGATACACCCACTGAGAAGCGAGTTAAGCGTTGGGCTATCTCAGTAGAAGAGTTGGTTTCCGATCCAACAGGACTGCAGGAGTTTACAAGCTTTTTGGAGAAAGAGTACTCTCACGAAAATATACGTTTCTGGATCGCAGTGAATCGATTGCGTCGCTCGGCTCACTCTCAGGTGGCGCGTAAAGTTAAAGAAATTTATGA AGAGTTTCTGAAACCAGGCGCGCCATGCGAAATCAATATTGATGGTAAAACCATGGAGAGTGTGCTGAAGGGTCTAAAAAATCCATCACGTTTCACATTTGATTCCGCCTCGGAACATATTTACACGCTGCTATTAAAGAAGGACTGCTACCCACGTTTCATACGATCCGACCACTACAAGCGTCTACTGGAGGCAGGCGTACCCCCATCACACAAGAAACGCTTCTTTAACTTCGGTGGTGTGGGAGGTGCCAAGAAGAAGATGACAGCCGCACTCTCCAGCCAACCCAATCTTGGTGACGGCACAACTGCGAAGAATATCGGCGGTGCGAGCGGCTCGATGATGACAGCACCACCTCCAGGCAACTTGGCGCGACGACGGGGCAGCGACCGCAGCCTTACCGGCTCCGCTCACGAGCTGGCTGTGATTGGCGTAAATAAGGACATAACCTCTAAAGTGCCACACTCGCACTCACAAAGCAATTTGAGTGAGATGCCATACAG CAGTGAGTCCATTTATAGAGGAGATATGCCACAACTCCAGGTCACAGATGTCGCTGTTCAAAATTCATCACTCGGAATTCGCGAGAGCAGCTCACGTTCGCTTCA GGAGACGACCAAGTCGAAGCCTGCTCGCTTGGAGACCACGGTGGAGTCTTCCAGTAGCGCAGTGTGCCCATGGGATGTGCCAGATGAGCCTCCTGACACACAGGCACCCACGCCATACCAAAAGTCTCAAATTAAATTGTCCATATGTCCCTGGGAGCAGGAAAGCGACCCTGCGCCAATCGCAGCTAATATTGCAAAGTCAGCGACACACCGTCTCACCAG caCATCTTCGGACAACACTGATGTATCGGATCGCAGTCAACGCAACTTGGGTATAAGACATCAGAACACCGTAGACAGCGGCGAGGCGAGTAAACGTCTTGTTCCAAACTTCACCGAACAACGCAGAGCTTCAATGTCCTTCACACAGTC GCGTCTTTCGGAATATCAATTCGGTCAGACATCTGTTTCAGCGAAAACTTCTTCTAGCCCATCGCCAACAGTGGGTAGCCAAAGTGTTGTGGACTCTTCGCTTCCAGCACCTCCGCCACCGCTCTTCACACAAAGTATTGCGACCATGGCCGCAGTAACGGCGATTAATAGCTCATCGACGATTGTGACGAAGGATCCTCCTTCCTCTTCGGATGCAGAAGTAGAGGAGGAGCTGAATAAGCTAACTGTATCGCAGAGGAATAGTGAATCTTCAGCATCCGAAATGTGTGCGCTGCCACCACCTACTCCGACTCCACCTCCCATTACTAAGGTGACACCACCTCCTCCGGACGAAAATATTTGCTCCTACTATCAGCCAGTTGAGGTGATATCTTGTGAGAGTTCTCAAAGCGATCATGTGTGCGGCGCAGAAAGAAGTGGTGGAAGCGGCAATAGCGACAATAGTAGCATTGTCATATCAGAGACAGATGTGGAGGTAGCTGTGCAGGAGGTACAAATAGAGCTAATTGAAAGCTATGACCTTCAGGAAGGAAAAAGTCCGCAGCTGTCAACACCCTCCATACAGATTGAAGAGGACTTGAAAGTTTTGCCAATTGAGGACCCAGTTGCAG AGCCGACGCCGGCCGAAGGTGACTTTATCGAGGCTGTAGCTCAAAGAACGGCCACAACCAGCCGAGGTAATTCGCGGCCGGAAACGCCAGAAATTGAACAGAAGCCGCTACCAGCTGCCACCACGCCGGACATTTTGCAATCGCCACAACTGCATACGTCCATATCTTCGGGCGCGCTGCTAGTTACCGCTTCAGTGATACCGCCACCACCGCCACCCATCGGTCCAATGGAAGAGGAAGAGCAGCTACGCTTTGAGGAAGAAATAGCAGCAGCACAAGAGACACAGGATGAACTCTCACCAACTACAGACGAGTATCAAGAGGGCTTACAATTCGATACCGATGGCAAGGAAGACTACGAATATGACATCATTGACACTGACAGCCAAGCCGGTTATATACCTCCAGCATCGACGCCGGCGCCATCCATGGCACCACTTGCCGAAATGGATATTGACACCGTAGACGATGAGCCATGCGAAGAAATGTGCTCTTTGCAGGAATTGGCGGAAATACCAACAACACCAACGCCAACTGTCAACATGTACGAAGTGTCGCCGACCATCATTGAGAGTGTAATTCCAATGGCCACTGAAGAGGTGAAAAAGCGACGAAAGAAGCGCAGTGCCGAAGGCAAAAAGATACTATCCGTGGATGAAAAGGAGCAAAAGGCGAGTACATCGGCCGGTGGAGCTACAGAAGTTGTCAGCGGAGCAAAGTCGGAGACTGACCGCAATGCGGTGTGCCCCTGGGAGGACGA AAATGTTACAACCAGTGATGGTACTTTCGTGAAGACATACGCCACGCTCggatatttatga